GTGCAGCCGCCGCTCGAGGTCGGCGGGACGCAGGCCCTCGGGTCCGCGGGGGGCCCGGGCGGGCGGGGAGGAGCCCGGGACCGGTGGCGCGGTGGTGCTCACGGGCGGTCCACCGTGATCGTGAGGCCGTCGCCCAGGTCGATCACCGCACCGGGGAGGAGCTGGACCGGGATGCCGGGCCGCAGCGGCTCCTGCGGCAACCCGGGCTGGGTGAGGAGCGTGCCGTTGGTGGAGCCGAGGTCGGTCACGACGGCGCTGCCGTGGTCGGCCCCGGACCCGGGGCGGACCTCGAGGTGGGTGGAGGAGATCTCCTGCTGCGGACTGGGGACGGCGACCAGCCGGGGATGCTGGGTCGCGGTGAACCGGCGCGCCTCGGGGGCCCGGCCGAGGATCACGACCCGGTCGACGTCGACGCGCTGGCCGTCGGAGATCCGCAGCACCGCCACCGGGGCGGCCGTCACGTCCGGGGCCGGTGGCTGACCCGGGATGCCCGCGGGCGCCCGCAGGAACTCCTCGGCGCTCCACGAACCGTCCTGCGTGCGGCCGTCGTGGTCGTCGGCGGCGGGGGTCCAGGCAGGGGTCTCGGCCGGGGTCTCGGCAGGGGTCTCGGCAGGGGTCTCGGCCGGGGTCCAGGCAGGGGTCTCGGCCGGCGTCTCGGCCGGGGACTCGTCGCCCTGGTCCTCGGCGGCCGCGAGGTGCCGGAGCAGCGGCGAGGAGTCGACCACCGGCACGGGGACCCCGTGCCCGGCCGCGGCCGCCACCGGACCAGCCGCGAGGGCGGGCTCGGCGGGCCAGAGGATGCGTGCGGCGCGAACCAGCCCGTCGCCGACCTCCAGGGTCGCGCCGGTGGCCGCGGAGCCCAGCTCGAGGCTGATCGCCCGGACGTCGTCGGCGCCGGCCTCCGCCCACGTGGTGACGCTGCGGCCGTCGGCCACCGTCTCCTCGCCGTCGGCATCGAGCAGGCAGACCGCGCGACCCCGCACCACGGCACGGGTACGCCGCTCCTCGGTGCTCACCAGGGCCAGGCCGGCGAGGTCGGAGAGCCCCGCGGCCAGCACCAGGTCGAGGACCTCGTCGGCCCCCGCGCCGGCGTCGACGAGCGCCCAGGCCGACGCGGCGAGGTCGCGGCGGTCCGGGGGGAGGGCCAGGACCAGGTCGGCGCCCAGCACGACGTACCACTCCCCCGGCACGTAGGAGCGGGTCGTCGGAGCGTGGTCGGTCACGGGAGCACCCCCAGGCGCTGCTCGAGGTCGACGTCGATGGGGGTCTCGGCCCCCACGGCAGCGGTGTCGGCAGCGGCAGCGGTGTCGGGGTCGGGGTCGGGGTCGGTGAGCGCGTCGACCACGACGACCGTGGCGTTGTCACGCCCGCCGGCATCGAGGGCCGCGGCCAGCAGCGCCTCGGCGGCACGGCCGGGGTCTGCGGCGGCGGCGAGCACCCCGCGCATCTGCTCGTGGTCGAGCATCCCCGAGATGCCGTCGCTGCAGAGCACGAGGCGGGGCGCCGCGGCGAGCGGCAGGACGAACAGGTCGGGCTCGGAGCGCTGGTTGCCGCCGAGGGAGCGGGTGATCACGTGCCGCTCGGGGTGCTCCGCGGCGGCGGCCTCGGTGATGAGCCCGGTGTCGACGAGCTCCTGGACGACCGAGTGGTCCACCGTCACCTGCTCCAGCGACCCGCCCTCGACCCGGTAGGCGCGGGAGTCGCCGAGGTTGGCCAGCAGCCAGGCCGGTGCGCCCTCGTGCTGGGCGAGGACGGCGGCGACCGCGGTGGTGCCGGCCTGGAGCGGCCCGACGCCGGCGGCGCGCTGCTCCTCGGCGTACGTCGCGATCCGGCGCCGGCACGACTCCAGCACCTCCACGACCGCGTCGGCGGCGTGCACCGGGTCGTAGCCGCGCGCGGCGAGCCCGGCGAACTCCTCCACCACGATCGCGCTGGCGACGTCCCCTCCCTCGTGCCCGCCCATCCCGTCGGCGACGACGAAGACCGGCGGCTCGGCGAGGTAGGCGTCCTCGTTGACCTCACGCACCCGACCGACGTCGGTGCGGGCACCGTGCTGCAGCCGTACCCCGGTCATGCGCCGAGCCGCTGGCCGGTGGCCGGTAGCGTGGGAGGGATGGCGCAGGAGGGATACCGCTCGTTGGCCGACCAGCTGCGTGCGTGGTCGGACCAGCAGCTGTCGCGCCTGCTGCTCGCGCGTCCGGATCTGGCCACTCCTGCCCCTCAGGACTCGGGGCAGCTGGCCTCGCGGGCCGCCACCCGTGCTTCGCTCATGCGTGCGCTCGACCAGCTGTCGCGGGTCGAGCTCTCCGTCCTAGATGCCCTGGTCGTCGCGGGCCAAACCACTCCACGGGAGCTGTCCACGCTGGTGCACGCCGAACCCGCCGGCACCGACGCCGCGCTGACGCGGCTGCGCGACCTGGCGCTGGTGTGGGAGTCGCCGACCGGGCTGCGGGCGCTCTCGGGCATCGCCGACCTGCTCGTCGGCGGGCCCGACGCGGGCGTCAGCGGGCTGCGGACCCGCTCGGCCGAGCCGACCCCGCCCGACGAGGTGGCGCAGCGGCTCTCGGAGGTCTCCCCCGAGGCCCGCACCCTCCTCGAGCACGTGCTGGAGCACGGTGGCGAGGCCACGACCGGCGCCTCGCGACACACCGTGCTGCCCGAGGAGGCCCGTACCCCGCCCGAGGAGCTGCTGGCCCGGCGGCTGCTGGTGCCGCGCGGCGGCGGGTCGGTGGTGCTGCCCGGCGAGGTGGGGCTCGTCCTGCGCGGTGGCCGCACCACCACCCAGCCCGTCGACGTGGCTCCCGAGGTCCCGACCTCGCCGCGGGACGCGGCGCTGGTCGACAAGGTGGCGGCGGGCGCGGCGTTCGAGGCGGTACGCCGGGTGGAGCTGCTGCTGGACCACTGGGGCACCCGACCGCCCGGGGTGCTGCGCAGCGGTGGGCTGGGCGTGCGCGACCTCAAGGCCGCCTCCGCGCTGCTGCAGGTGGACGAGGCCGCGACGGCACTGCTCATCGAGACCGCGTACGCCGCCGGGCTGCTCGCCACCGGCGCCGGCCCGGACGGCGACCCGGCCTGGCTGCCCACCGACGAGCTGGACCGCTGGGCGACCCGGCCCGCCGCCGAGCGCTGGCAGGTGCTGGCCCGGGCCTGGCTCGACTCGCCCCGCCTCCCCGGCCTGGTGGGCCGCCGCGACCCGGCCGGCAAGACCTGGAACGCCCTGGTCCCCGAGCTCACCGGCATCCACCAGGTGGAGACCCGCCGGCTCGTGCTCGAGGTGGTCGGCGGGCTGCCCGCGGGCGAGGTGCTGGCCACCGGCACGGGTGTCCCGGGCGTGGTCGCGCGCGTGGGCTGGCTGCGGCCCCGCCGGCCACGCACGCGGGGCGACCAGGTGCTGTGGGCGGTCGAGGAGGCCGCGGCGCTCGGGGTCACCGGGCTCGGCGGGCTGGCGTCGTACTCCCGGGCGCTGGTGGCGGGCGACGACGCCGCCGCGCTGCTCGAGCCGCTGCTGCCCGCGCCCGTCGACCACGTGCTGGTCCAGGCCGACCTCACCGCGGTGGCACCCGGGCCGCTGGAGTCCTCGCTGGCGCGGCGGCTGCAGGTGCTGGCCGAGGTCGAGTCGCGCGGCGGCGCGACGGTCTACCGGTTCACCCCCGGCTCGGTGCGTCGCGCGCTCGACCTGGGGTGGACGGCGGTCGAGGTCCACGACTTCCTCGACGAGGTCTCGCGCACGCCCGTGCCGCAGCCGCTGACCTACCTCGTCGACGACACCGCGCGGACCTTCGGTGCGGTGCGCGTCGGTCACGCGGAGGCGTTCCTGCGCGCCGACGACGAGTCCGCGCTCGCCGCGATCCTGCACCACCCGCAGGCCCGGTCGCTGGGGCTGCGGCGCATCGCCCCCACCGTGCTGATCTCCGACACCCCCCTCGACGTGCTCCTGCCACGGCTGCGCGACCTCGGGGCAGCCCCGGTGGTCGAGGCGCCCGACGGCACGGTCCGCGTCGCCCGACCCGACCAGCTGCGGGCCCGGGTCCCGCGCGACCGGCGGCCGACCGCGGCCCGGTCGGCCCGGGAGACGGCCGGGGTCGCGGCGGTCGTCACCGCCGTACGCGCCGGGGACCGGGTGGCCTCCACCCGTCCCGCCGACGCCCCCTCCCTGACCCCCTCGGGCTCGCTGGCGGCGCTGCGGGAGGCGATCGAGCAGCAGGCGTCGGTGGTGATCGGGTACGTCGACAATCACGGCTCCCGCTCCGACCGCGTCGTCGACCCGATCGGCCTCGAGGGCGGGCGGCTCACCGCCCACGACCACCGGGCCGACGACACGAGGGTGTTCGCGGTGCACCGGATCACGAGCGTGCGGGCGGTGGGGTGAGCCAGACCTGTTTCACCACCCGGGTGGTGAAACAGGCGCTTGGCGACCGAAGTTCCGGTCGACAAGCGCCAGTTTCATGAGACCAGTGGGCAGTTTCACCACCCGGGTGGTGAATCTGCCCGGCACCCACCCACTCCGTACGCTTGTCCGGTGACCGACGGCCCCCTCATCGTCCAGTCGGACAAGACGCTCCTGCTCGAGATCGACCACGACCGCGCTGCCGACTGCCGCAAGGCGATTGCGCCGTTCGCCGAGCTCGAGCGCTCCCCCGAGCACGTCCACACCTACCGACTGACCCCGCTGGGGCTGTGGAACGCCCGCGCGGCCGGGCACGACGCGGAGCAGGTGGTGGACACGCTGCTGGAGTACAGCCGCTACGCCGTGCCCCACTCCCTGCTCGTCGACGTCGCGGAGACGATGGCGCGCTACGGGCGGCTGCGCCTGGAGAAGCACCCCACCCACGGGCTGACGCTGGCCTCCAGCGACCGACCGGTCCTCGAGGAGGTGCTGCGGGCCAAGAAGATCGCCGGGATGCTCGGCGCCCGCATCGACGACGACACCGTCGCCGTGCACCCCTCCGAGCGCGGCAACCTCAAGCAGGCGCTGCTGAAGCTCGGCTGGCCCGCCGAGGACTACGCCGGGTACGTCGACGGCGAGGCGCACCCGATCGACCTCGACGAGTCCGGGTGGGAGCTGCGCGACTACCAGCGCGACGCCGCCGACTCGTTCTGGCACGGCGGGTCGGGCGTCGTGGTGCTGCCCTGCGGCGCCGGCAAGACGCTGGTCGGGGCGGCTGCGATGGCCCACGCCCGGGCCACCACGCTGATCCTCGTCACCAACACCGTCAGCGCCCGGCAGTGGAAGGACGAGCTGGTGCGCCGGACGTCGCTGACCGAGGAGGAGATCGGGGAGTACTCCGGGGCCGTCAAGGAGATCCGGCCGGTCACCATCGCGACGTACCAGGTCCTGACGATGAAGCGGAAGGGCGTCTACCCGCACCTGGAGCTGCTCGACGCCCGCGACTGGGGCCTCATCGTCTACGACGAGGTGCACCTGCTGCCGGCGCCGATCTTCCGGATGACCGCCGACCTGCAGGCGCGCCGCCGGATCGGTCTCACCGCGACCCTGGTGCGCGAAGACGGCCGCGAGGGCGACGTGTTCTCCCTGATCGGCCCCAAGAGGTACGACGCCCCCTGGAAAGACATCGAGTCCCAGGGATGGATCGCCCCGGCCGACTGCGTCGAGGTGCGGGTGACCCTGCCCGAGGGCGAGCGGCTGGCCTACGCGACCGCCGAGCCCGAGGAGCGCTACCGCCTGGCGTCCTGCACGCACCGCAAGGTCGACGTCGTGAAGTCGCTGATGGCCCGGCACGCGGGGCAGCCGACCCTGGTGATCGGGCAGTACATCGACCAGCTCGACGAGCTCGCCGATGCCCTCGACGCCCCGGTGATCAAGGGCGAGACGACCGTGAAGGAGCGCCAGCGGCTCTTCGAGGCGTTCCGCACCGGGGAGGTCCGCACCCTCGTGGTCTCCAAGGTCGCGAACTTCTCCATCGACCTGCCCGACGCCGAGGTCGCCATCCAGGTCTCCGGCTCCTTCGGGTCGCGCCAGGAGGAGGCCCAGCGCCTGGGCCGCCTGCTGCGCCCCGGGCACGACGGCAAGGTCGCCCGCTTCTACACGATCGTCTCCCGCGACACCGTCGACGCCGACTTCGCCCAGAACCGCCAACGCTTCCTGGCCGAGCAGGGCTACGCCTACCGGATCGTGGATGCCGAGGACGTCTCCACCCTGGAGGCCTGAACCCGGGGACGTCATACGGACGGGACGTCCGCTGCCGCGTGGCGCATGACGTCCCGGGCCGCCCGCGCGACCTCGTGCGCTGAGCCACACCAGCTGTCCGGCGTACGACGTCGGTTCGGTCGGGCCGGGCCACGCCCCTACCCTGGGACGAGTGAAGGCGCTGCTGCTCGAGAACATCCACCCGCTGGCCGTCGAGGTCCTCACCGACCGCGGCTTCGAGGTCGAGCTGCTCCCCGGCTCCCTGTCCGAGGCCGAGCTCCTGGAGAAGCTGCCCGGCGTGAGCCTGCTGGGCATCCGCTCCAACACCAACGTCACCGAGCGCGTGCTGGAGGAGGCGCCGGACCTGCTGGCCGTCGGCTGCTTCTGCATCGGCACCAACCAGGTCGACCTGGCGGCCGCGGCCGCGCGCGGCATCGCCGTCTTCAACGCGCCGTTCTCCAACACCCGCAGCGTCGTGGAGCTGGTGATCGGCGAGATCATCATGCTCGCGCGCCGGCTGGCCGAGAAGACCGAGAAGATGCACGCCGGGGTCTGGGACAAGTCGGCCAAGGGCAGCCACGAGATCCGCGGCCGCACGCTGGGCATCGTGGGCTACGGCAACATCGGCACCCAGCTGTCCAACCTCGCCGAGGCGATGGGCCTGCGGGTGATCTTCTTCGACACCGCCGACCGCCTCGCCCACGGCAACGCGCAGCGGATGAAGACCCTCGACGAGCTGCTCGAGCGCGCCGACGTCGTGTCGCTGCACGTCGACGGGCGCCCGGGCAACGCCGGCCTCTTCGGCGCCGAGCAGTTCGCGAAGATGAAGCCGCGCTCGTTGTTCATCAACGCCGCCCGCGGCATGGTGGTCGACACCGAGTCGCTGCGCGAGCACATCTTGTCGGGCCACATCGCCGGCGCCGCGCTCGACGTGTTCCCGGTCGAGCCGAAGGCGCAGGGCGACGAGTTCGAGTCGCCGCTGCGCGGCCTCGACAACGTCATCCTCACCCCGCACGTCGGCGGCTCCACCCAGGAGGCGCAGGAGGAGATCGGCCACTTCGTGGCCAACAAGCTCGCCGGCTTCGCCCACGAGGGCCGCACCGAACTGTCGGTGAACCTGCCGGCCGTCATCGCGCCGCAGCTGCAGTCCGGCACCCGGGTCGGCTACCTCCACCACAACGTCCCCGGCGTCCTCGCCGAGGTCAACCAGCTGGTCGCCGACTCCGGTGTCAACGTCACCGGGCAGTACCTCGCCACCACCGGCGAGCAGGGCTACGTCGTCACCGACGTCGACGGCCCGCTCCCCCAGGACGTCCTCACCACGCTCGGCGGCTCCGAGCACTGCCTGTGGGTGCGCGGCTTCGAGGCCTGATCGACCCCTCGGCCGGGCGCGAGCGACGGTTCGGCCTTGAGGGTGGGACCTAGTCTCGGGACGTGAGCCTGATCGACACCACGCGGGAGCGGCTGGGCGCGGCGGTGTTCGCGCGGGTGGCCGGCCCGGAGGGGCCGCGGCAGCGCGAGCGCATCCACGGGCGCCCGGGGCCGCGGTGGTTCGCGCCCGACAGCGCGATCGCGCGGGTGCACGGCGACGCCGCCATGTTCGTGGGCGGCATCCGCGCCCTGCTGCTGCAGACCCTGCACCCGGCGGCGATGCGGGCGGTCTCCGAGCACAGCGGGTTCCGCGGGGACATGCTCGGTCGCCTCGCACGCACCAGCACCTTCTTGGCGGTGACGACCTTCGGGCACGCCGAGGACGCGGAGGCGGCCTGCTCCGCCGTACGCCGGATCCACGAGCGGGTCACGGGCACGATGCCCGACGGCACTCCGTACGCCGCCTCCGACCCGCACCTGCTGCGGTGGGTGCACGTGGCCGAGGCGCACTCGTTCCTGCTGGCCCACCAGACCTACGGCGCACGGCCTCTCGACCAGGCGGGGCGCGACGAGTACGTCGCCCAGATCGCCGAGATCGGGCGCCGTCTCGGGGTCCTCGACCCGCCGACGACCGAGGCCGGGCTGGAGGAGGCGCTGGCCTCCTACCGTCCCGAGCTGCGCGGCACCCCCGAGGCGCGCGAGGCCGTGCGCTACGTCGTGCTGCGACCGCCGATCCCCCTGCTCGCCCGCCCCGCGTACGCCGTCCTCGTGGCCGCGGCCGTCGGGCTGATGCCCGCGTGGAGCCGGCTCCCGCTGCGGCTGCCGCTGCTGCCGGTCGCCGAGCGCACCGTGGTCCGCGCGCTCGGCGGCGCCGCGACCGGCACGATCCGCTGGGCGATGAGTGCCCAGGGCCCGGGGCCCCGGGCGGCTCGGCCGGCCGGGAATCCGGTGGAGGACGAGGCGACCGCGTCCTAGTCTGGGCGGTTCGCCCGGGGCCGCTTCCACCCCGGGCCCGCTACTGCCCGAGGTGCTCACGCATGCCCGAGACCGCCCACCCGCCCGATCCCGAGCTGCTCCGCGAGCAGCAGCACCTGGCCGAGTCCCGGCGCCAGCTGGCCCGGATGCGCGAGCGCACCGCGTCGATGGACGCCGGCGCCGCGGCGGACTGGGTGAGCCGGGAGTTCCTCCAGTCCACCTTCGCGCTGCGGATGAAGCAGCTGGCCGACGACCCCACGGTCCCGCTGTTCTTCGGGCGCCTGGACTACGGCGACGGCAGCGACCACGGCGGCGAGTCCTTCCACGTCGGCCGCCGCCACGTGACCGGGCCCGACGGAGACGCGCTGGTCGTCGACTGGCGCGCGCCGGTGAGCACGCCGTTCTACCGCGCCAGCAGCGCCGAGCCCCTGGGCGTGGACCTGCGCCGTCGCTACGGCTTCGCGCGCGGCGAGCTGACCGGCTTCGAGGACGAGCCGCTGACCGGTGGCGGGGGCACCGAGCACAGCGCGATCCTCGAGGCCGAGATCGAGCGGCCCCGCGTGGGGCCGATGCGCGACATCGTGGCCACGATCCAGCCCGAGCAGGACGTCATCGTCCGCGCGGACCTCGCGCGCAGCATCTGCGTCCAGGGCGCCCCGGGCACCGGCAAGACCGCCGTGGGCCTGCACCGGGCGGCGTACCTGCTCTACGCGCACCGCGAGCAGCTCTCCCGCCAGGGCGTGCTCGTGGTCGGGCCGAACGACTCGTTCCTGCGCTACATCCGCGACGTGCTGCCCGC
This genomic window from Nocardioides marinus contains:
- a CDS encoding oxygenase MpaB family protein, whose product is MSLIDTTRERLGAAVFARVAGPEGPRQRERIHGRPGPRWFAPDSAIARVHGDAAMFVGGIRALLLQTLHPAAMRAVSEHSGFRGDMLGRLARTSTFLAVTTFGHAEDAEAACSAVRRIHERVTGTMPDGTPYAASDPHLLRWVHVAEAHSFLLAHQTYGARPLDQAGRDEYVAQIAEIGRRLGVLDPPTTEAGLEEALASYRPELRGTPEAREAVRYVVLRPPIPLLARPAYAVLVAAAVGLMPAWSRLPLRLPLLPVAERTVVRALGGAATGTIRWAMSAQGPGPRAARPAGNPVEDEATAS
- the serA gene encoding phosphoglycerate dehydrogenase — translated: MKALLLENIHPLAVEVLTDRGFEVELLPGSLSEAELLEKLPGVSLLGIRSNTNVTERVLEEAPDLLAVGCFCIGTNQVDLAAAAARGIAVFNAPFSNTRSVVELVIGEIIMLARRLAEKTEKMHAGVWDKSAKGSHEIRGRTLGIVGYGNIGTQLSNLAEAMGLRVIFFDTADRLAHGNAQRMKTLDELLERADVVSLHVDGRPGNAGLFGAEQFAKMKPRSLFINAARGMVVDTESLREHILSGHIAGAALDVFPVEPKAQGDEFESPLRGLDNVILTPHVGGSTQEAQEEIGHFVANKLAGFAHEGRTELSVNLPAVIAPQLQSGTRVGYLHHNVPGVLAEVNQLVADSGVNVTGQYLATTGEQGYVVTDVDGPLPQDVLTTLGGSEHCLWVRGFEA
- a CDS encoding helicase-associated domain-containing protein; this encodes MAQEGYRSLADQLRAWSDQQLSRLLLARPDLATPAPQDSGQLASRAATRASLMRALDQLSRVELSVLDALVVAGQTTPRELSTLVHAEPAGTDAALTRLRDLALVWESPTGLRALSGIADLLVGGPDAGVSGLRTRSAEPTPPDEVAQRLSEVSPEARTLLEHVLEHGGEATTGASRHTVLPEEARTPPEELLARRLLVPRGGGSVVLPGEVGLVLRGGRTTTQPVDVAPEVPTSPRDAALVDKVAAGAAFEAVRRVELLLDHWGTRPPGVLRSGGLGVRDLKAASALLQVDEAATALLIETAYAAGLLATGAGPDGDPAWLPTDELDRWATRPAAERWQVLARAWLDSPRLPGLVGRRDPAGKTWNALVPELTGIHQVETRRLVLEVVGGLPAGEVLATGTGVPGVVARVGWLRPRRPRTRGDQVLWAVEEAAALGVTGLGGLASYSRALVAGDDAAALLEPLLPAPVDHVLVQADLTAVAPGPLESSLARRLQVLAEVESRGGATVYRFTPGSVRRALDLGWTAVEVHDFLDEVSRTPVPQPLTYLVDDTARTFGAVRVGHAEAFLRADDESALAAILHHPQARSLGLRRIAPTVLISDTPLDVLLPRLRDLGAAPVVEAPDGTVRVARPDQLRARVPRDRRPTAARSARETAGVAAVVTAVRAGDRVASTRPADAPSLTPSGSLAALREAIEQQASVVIGYVDNHGSRSDRVVDPIGLEGGRLTAHDHRADDTRVFAVHRITSVRAVG
- a CDS encoding FHA domain-containing protein, whose protein sequence is MTDHAPTTRSYVPGEWYVVLGADLVLALPPDRRDLAASAWALVDAGAGADEVLDLVLAAGLSDLAGLALVSTEERRTRAVVRGRAVCLLDADGEETVADGRSVTTWAEAGADDVRAISLELGSAATGATLEVGDGLVRAARILWPAEPALAAGPVAAAAGHGVPVPVVDSSPLLRHLAAAEDQGDESPAETPAETPAWTPAETPAETPAETPAETPAWTPAADDHDGRTQDGSWSAEEFLRAPAGIPGQPPAPDVTAAPVAVLRISDGQRVDVDRVVILGRAPEARRFTATQHPRLVAVPSPQQEISSTHLEVRPGSGADHGSAVVTDLGSTNGTLLTQPGLPQEPLRPGIPVQLLPGAVIDLGDGLTITVDRP
- a CDS encoding PP2C family protein-serine/threonine phosphatase, with the translated sequence MTGVRLQHGARTDVGRVREVNEDAYLAEPPVFVVADGMGGHEGGDVASAIVVEEFAGLAARGYDPVHAADAVVEVLESCRRRIATYAEEQRAAGVGPLQAGTTAVAAVLAQHEGAPAWLLANLGDSRAYRVEGGSLEQVTVDHSVVQELVDTGLITEAAAAEHPERHVITRSLGGNQRSEPDLFVLPLAAAPRLVLCSDGISGMLDHEQMRGVLAAAADPGRAAEALLAAALDAGGRDNATVVVVDALTDPDPDPDTAAAADTAAVGAETPIDVDLEQRLGVLP
- a CDS encoding DNA repair helicase XPB; the protein is MTDGPLIVQSDKTLLLEIDHDRAADCRKAIAPFAELERSPEHVHTYRLTPLGLWNARAAGHDAEQVVDTLLEYSRYAVPHSLLVDVAETMARYGRLRLEKHPTHGLTLASSDRPVLEEVLRAKKIAGMLGARIDDDTVAVHPSERGNLKQALLKLGWPAEDYAGYVDGEAHPIDLDESGWELRDYQRDAADSFWHGGSGVVVLPCGAGKTLVGAAAMAHARATTLILVTNTVSARQWKDELVRRTSLTEEEIGEYSGAVKEIRPVTIATYQVLTMKRKGVYPHLELLDARDWGLIVYDEVHLLPAPIFRMTADLQARRRIGLTATLVREDGREGDVFSLIGPKRYDAPWKDIESQGWIAPADCVEVRVTLPEGERLAYATAEPEERYRLASCTHRKVDVVKSLMARHAGQPTLVIGQYIDQLDELADALDAPVIKGETTVKERQRLFEAFRTGEVRTLVVSKVANFSIDLPDAEVAIQVSGSFGSRQEEAQRLGRLLRPGHDGKVARFYTIVSRDTVDADFAQNRQRFLAEQGYAYRIVDAEDVSTLEA